The genomic interval GGCGTTCGAGGCGGACAGCTGACCGCCGTTGGCGTAGGAGGTCTCCATGGCCGAATAGCGATTGCGCTCGAACACGGTGACATCGAACCCGCGGGCAACCAGTGCATAGGCCGTGGTCACGCCTGAGATGCCACCCCCGATCACTGCGATATGTTTCATGTCGATGATCCTGGAGAACGGGTCGAACAGCGTCTTGCGCCGCGCAGGCGCGGCGTTGGAGTCGATACGGTCGGCCGGGACACGTTGCTCGGCCGGGCGTGAAATCCTGCGCTCGGATCGCAGGCTGCGTACGGCGCCTGCCGTTCGCCAGGTAGCGGCCTTCGTGTCGCTGGCCGAACGGGCCGAACCGCCGACGCCAAGCCAGCGAGCGGCGGCAACCCCACCCCGAGCCTGTCGAGAAGATGTTGTCTCGAGCCCGCCCCGCACTGCGATAGAATAAAGAATAAACCAATCCCCGAGCCCCACCAAGCACGGCCGGCCGCGCTTGGGCGCCGTCGCCAGCTGGCGTAGTCTGGCGTGAACAATCGCTTTGTCACACCGGAGTCCAGTATGGCCGATTCAACCCCTGCGTTCGTCGTCGTCGCCGAATTCCAGATCAAGCCCGGCCAGCGCGAGGCGTTTCTCGCTCTGGCGTTCGAAGACGCCCGCCGGTCACTCGCGGACGAGTCCGGCTGTCATCAGTTCGACGTGCTGGCCTCCACGACCGATGATACGGTCATGCTGCACGAGGTTTATAGCGATCGCGACGCCTACGAGACGCACCGCCAGATGCCCCACTACGCGCCTTTCAAGCAGGGATCGGCGCCGCTGCTCGAGCACCCGCCGACGGTCCGCTTTTTCGCACCGGCCAAAAGCTGACTCGTCTGCCATCCGACCGCGCACCTACGCACGATCGGAACTGACCATCGAATCCCGGCGGCGAGCCCATTGGTGAACGGGCCCGGCTGACCGACAGCCGCTGGGTCGATCCACTGACCGGGCGTCGCACCGAGCGAGCCGCCAAACCGGGCTCGACAGCTAGAACGCCCAGGCTAACTACGTGCCTTCCGAGGTTTTTTCGCAGCCGGCTTCTTGCCGGCCCGGGTCTTGGCCTTCTTTTTCGACTTGGTCCGCGGTTTATCGTCGCGTTTTGACTTGCGTCCCGGCGCCGGCGCAGGAAACGCGCCGTCCACCCGGCTGATGGCCAGTTGTCGGTTGGCCACCCATACCGTCTTGAGATGCGCGAATATGTCGTCGGGCATGCCCAGCGGCAGGTCGACCAGACTATGATCGTCGCGAATATCGATCCGCCCGATGTCGCGGCTGTCCACGCCCGCCTCGTTGGCGATGGCCCCAACGATGTTACGCGGCTCCACGCCGTGCGCATGGCCGACCTCGATCCGGAATGTCTCCAGCTCGGAATCGGGGGCGCGCTTGGTCTTGCGTGCGGCTGGCTTGCTTTCGAACTGCCCCGCGCCCTCAGGCTCGCGCGAACCGACCGAAGACGGCGGGGTCAGATCCGCGCCTTGTGCCATGCGGGCGAGCGCGGCGGCCAGGTCCAGCAGATCGATATCGTGTTCGCGGGCATAATCGCCGACCAGCGTGCGGTGGTCGTCGAGCGATTCGCTGGCAAGTGTCTCGCTGATCCGAGCAGTGAATTTGGCCACGCGCTGAGCCTGCACGTCTGCCCGGCTGGGCAGCGACATAGGTTCGATCGGCTGCCGAGTGGCATGTTCGATCGCCTTGAACAGCCGCTTTTCACGCATCGTGACGAACAGGATGGCGTCTCCGGTGCGCCCGGCTCGACCCGTTCGCCCGATCCGGTGCACATAGGATTCGGTATCGTGCGGAATATCGAAATTGATGACGTGGCTGATTCGCTCCACGTCGAGCCCACGTGCGGCGACATCGGTGGCCACGATGATGTCGACCGCCCCGTTCTTCAGTCGTGCCACCGTACGCTCGCGCTGCTGCTGAGGGATATCGCCATTGAGCGCTGCGCAGGCGTAACCGCGCGCGCTGAGCCTTTCGGCCAGTTCGTCGGTCGCCTTCTTGGTTCGTGCGAACACCAGCATGCCGTCGAAGGGCTCGGCCTCCAGCAGGCGCGTGAGCGCATCCAGCTTGCTCATGCCGCCGCCGACGATCCAGTACCGCTGACGAATATTGATCGCCGTCGAGGTCTTGTTCTGGATCGTCAGTTCCTGCGGATCACGCAGGTGCGTTTTGGCAATCCGCCGGATCGCCGATGGCATGGTCGCCGAGAACAGCGCGACCTGGCGCTCGGCCGGCGTGTGCTCGAAGATCCATTCCACATCCTCGATGAAGCCCATTCTCAGCATCTCGTCGGCTTCGTCGAGCACTAGCCAGTCGAGCGAATCCAGGCGCAGCGTGCCGCGCTTGAGATGATCCATCACGCGCCCGGGCGTACCGACCACTACGTCCACACCGCGCTTGAGCGCGGCCAGCTGCGGGCCATAGCCCTGGCCACCGTAAATCGGCAGCACGTGAAAGCCCTTGATGTGTGATGCGTAACGCTGGAACGCCTCGGCGACCTGGATGGCGAGTTCGCGGGTCGGTGCCAGCACCAGCGCCTTGGGTGTACGGCTCTGGCCGGCCGCCAGTCGCGAAAGTATCGGCAAGGCGAACGCCGCCGTCTTGCCGGTTCCGGTCTGGGCCTGGCCCAGAACATCGCGTCCGGCCAACAGAGGCGGGATCGTGGCTGCCTGGATGGGCGACGGGGTTTCGTAACCGACCGACGTCAGCGCCGACATCACGGCGTCCGACAGTCCCAGCGCGTCGAAAGTGACGGGGGATGATTCGAGTGACTGAGGGGAAGTCATGCAATGCCTATATGGGCAGGGGCACGGAGGATATGCCCGCTTGAAAAAAGCCGCGATCCTCGGATGCGGCATCTCATTCTAACCGTTTCCGGTGGTGCGCGTGGCGCCGCACTTGGCGCCGTCTCACGCCCGGGCCATACTCGTAGCAAGCGGAGGCGGGATCATGGACAAGCAACTGCTCGCGCTGACGGGTGGCGTTCTGGTAGCCGTATTCGGTTGGATGAGCAAGCAGCTCGCCACGTGGTACCTGCGACGCCGTGCGATTCGGCACGCCCTGCTGTTCGATATCCGTCTTCACGCTGCGGAGTGGGTCGATCATGCCCGGTTCATGAACGCCCTCATCGATACGGGATTGCAGCCCGGGCGCCCGATCGCCCACGGCGCACATTTCACGCCGTCGGATTTCACCCTCTACGACCGGCTGCTACCGGAGCTGTCCGCGTATCTGC from Salinisphaera sp. T31B1 carries:
- a CDS encoding putative quinol monooxygenase, whose amino-acid sequence is MADSTPAFVVVAEFQIKPGQREAFLALAFEDARRSLADESGCHQFDVLASTTDDTVMLHEVYSDRDAYETHRQMPHYAPFKQGSAPLLEHPPTVRFFAPAKS
- a CDS encoding DEAD/DEAH box helicase — encoded protein: MTSPQSLESSPVTFDALGLSDAVMSALTSVGYETPSPIQAATIPPLLAGRDVLGQAQTGTGKTAAFALPILSRLAAGQSRTPKALVLAPTRELAIQVAEAFQRYASHIKGFHVLPIYGGQGYGPQLAALKRGVDVVVGTPGRVMDHLKRGTLRLDSLDWLVLDEADEMLRMGFIEDVEWIFEHTPAERQVALFSATMPSAIRRIAKTHLRDPQELTIQNKTSTAINIRQRYWIVGGGMSKLDALTRLLEAEPFDGMLVFARTKKATDELAERLSARGYACAALNGDIPQQQRERTVARLKNGAVDIIVATDVAARGLDVERISHVINFDIPHDTESYVHRIGRTGRAGRTGDAILFVTMREKRLFKAIEHATRQPIEPMSLPSRADVQAQRVAKFTARISETLASESLDDHRTLVGDYAREHDIDLLDLAAALARMAQGADLTPPSSVGSREPEGAGQFESKPAARKTKRAPDSELETFRIEVGHAHGVEPRNIVGAIANEAGVDSRDIGRIDIRDDHSLVDLPLGMPDDIFAHLKTVWVANRQLAISRVDGAFPAPAPGRKSKRDDKPRTKSKKKAKTRAGKKPAAKKPRKARS